Below is a window of Humulus lupulus chromosome 2, drHumLupu1.1, whole genome shotgun sequence DNA.
ccattttggaactgtaattaaatttgtaaacatttattatgggatctcatgtacggtttaatgttttaatgaaatatacattccctttaaccgaaatttttaaccctggatcattcatcacatttagatgcacgtttatgacctaatgactcgtttagtgagttgaTCACTATTTAAAATgtacaatgtaacggtcttgactaaccaaggcgttacaatagACATCTCAACTCTGCTGCTAACTCTTTGGTTTATTAGGCTAACAGAGACAGCTTTTGGCATTCTAAACTTTTGGGAGTTGATCCCCGATGTGATCACCAAACTTTTTGCTGGTTTTTAgtctttataaatttattttttgataaaaaaaatatctattctcgacaaaaagagaaagaaaaaaaacaaagaatGAGATGCTCATGTGTACTAATTTAACGGATGACTTCAATCTGTACAAAAATAAGCTAAATCTGGTCAGCTTGGTAATAAGTCAAAGGTATCATTCCTTTTAATCAGATCAAATTTGCACCTAAAAATAgtgaaaaaatataactttaacgAGATCTTAATTAGTCAaaagtaaaaaaagaaaaaaccaggGATCTGTTAACCATTCTTTTTGTTCTCTGAAGTATTCTTTacccattttcttttctttttttttgaaaaaaataaatctaAATATATTGATGgggcatatatattcatataaatatatattggtGTGTATATAGTAGTAGCATAGCATGTTCTTCCATGATTGGAAATTTGGAATATAATGCACCGACTTGTGTACAACAACAACTGCAGACTTTGTTTAAATAAACAAAGCCCtgttcaaaaatatataaatgcaTATAGGTACAAATCTAAGCAATCTATCATTTATGAAACTATTATTACAAATATGGCctctttaaaaattaaattttattagaACCCCTCTTGAAGAAACTTGATAAAATAAATACTATTGTCTAGTGTCCAAAACCAAAGCATAAAACGCCAACATCAATCCAAGTtgtttggtttaaattttaaaaagtccataaacttttttttttgttcatgtCAATATGAGCGTAATGTTATTCATGTCTCTTTTACTTCAGCCACTGCCGTTTGTTTTGGTATCAGTCTTATTCTACTTGACACACCTAATACTGTGTCAGCTCCGGCGAGTACTCACCGGCCATGGCGGTGGCGTTTGCGGTGGTGGTCCGACGAGCTATCCGATAATCGGTTGCTTGCTTTCATTCTACAAGAATCAGACCCGCTTACTTGACTGGTACACAGAACTCTTAGCAGTGTCACCAACCAACACCATCGTGGTGCACAGGCTTGGCGCGCGGCGGACCATAGTGACGGCCAACCCGGAAAACGTTGAGTATATGCTGAAAGCCAACTTCAACAACTTCCCAAAAGGAAGACCCTTTACTGAAATCCTTGGAGATTTTCTTGGCTATGGCATATTCAATGTGGATGGAGAGCTATGGAGGACTCAAAGAAAGCTCGCCAGCCATGAGTTTAGCACCAAGTCTTTACAAGAGTTTGTCATGAACACGTTGGAGGAAGAGGTTGAGAATCGTTTATTGCCGTTGTTTGATTCTTTGGCTGAGGAAGCCAAATCAGTGGACTTACAAGATTTGCTGAGACGTTTTGCGTTCAACGTGATATGCAAAGTTTCACTCGGGATTGACAGGTGCAGCTTGGACCCTTCTGCGCCGGTGTCACCTCTGGCGAGAGCTTTCGACGCAGCGTCGGAGATATGCGCGCGGCGTGGTGCGGCGCCTTTGTTTATTGTTTGGAAGATCAAGAGATGGCTTGGTGTTGGTTCGGAGAGAAGGTTGAAGGCTGCGGTTGAGGAAGTTCATGACTTTGTCATGGAAATAATCCATCAAAGGAAGAGAAAAATCGACGAtggagatgatgatgatgatgaagatcaGTCTTCCGGTGATGAAGATCTTCTGACTCGGCTAATCATGGCTGGCCATGATGAGGAGGTGATTAGGGACATGGTGATAAACTTCATCATGGCCGGGAGGGACACAACTTCGGCTGCAATGACATGGCTATTCTGGTCACTTTCATGCCATCCTGATGCCGAGAAACAAGTGGTGAAAGAGATCAAAATTTCTGataaagaaacaaagttagatTATCGATCGTTGAAGAAGTTGAAGATGTTGAAGGCATGTATTTGCGAGTCCATGAGGCTTTATCCGCCAGTGCCTTGGGACTCAAAGCATGCCATAGCCGATGACTTGTTGCCAGACAAAACTCATGTCCGGGAAGGTGATAGAGTGACTTATTTCACCTACGGGATGGGGAGAATGGAAGCTTTGTGGGGAAAAGACCGGTTGGAGTTTAAACCAGACC
It encodes the following:
- the LOC133817082 gene encoding cytochrome P450 94B3, giving the protein MSVMLFMSLLLQPLPFVLVSVLFYLTHLILCQLRRVLTGHGGGVCGGGPTSYPIIGCLLSFYKNQTRLLDWYTELLAVSPTNTIVVHRLGARRTIVTANPENVEYMLKANFNNFPKGRPFTEILGDFLGYGIFNVDGELWRTQRKLASHEFSTKSLQEFVMNTLEEEVENRLLPLFDSLAEEAKSVDLQDLLRRFAFNVICKVSLGIDRCSLDPSAPVSPLARAFDAASEICARRGAAPLFIVWKIKRWLGVGSERRLKAAVEEVHDFVMEIIHQRKRKIDDGDDDDDEDQSSGDEDLLTRLIMAGHDEEVIRDMVINFIMAGRDTTSAAMTWLFWSLSCHPDAEKQVVKEIKISDKETKLDYRSLKKLKMLKACICESMRLYPPVPWDSKHAIADDLLPDKTHVREGDRVTYFTYGMGRMEALWGKDRLEFKPDRWFLEPEKETGGSLKKVSPFKFPVFHAGPRVCLGKEMAFIQMKYVMASILRRFQIRPVLGSSRPVFVPLLTAHMAGGFKVSVSKRE